Genomic window (Blastocatellia bacterium):
GTTTCCTGGGGTAAGAGTAGTTGTTAAGTCGAAGTTATCTTTTAAGGTTTGTGCCACACTGGCAGCATAAGGATAATAGTTTCACATTACACAATAACGAATTTCTGCTTGACTCATTAAAATAGTTCCTTTCAAAAATAAAAATCCTAACATTAACAATATCGATTTTCTTCAAATTTTTAAAAACGCTTTTGCGGTAATCTGCCAAAGTTTTCCAAAAATCCTAAAATAAAGAAAACTATTTTTATTGCCTTTTGGTCTTATAGGCAAAACTTCCTTAATTAAATTTTAATAAAAAATTTGGAGACTATTTTATGAGGTTAAGAAAATTACCTATTTACTTCCTATTATTGATTTTACTTTTTGCCTACTCTTTAACTAATGCTAATGCACAGGTTTTAAGCGAGCCTGTAACAACTGAACAAGGATTAGTTCGCGGAGAATTACTAACAAATACTATTGTTTTTCGTGGTATTCCATATGCACAACCCCCCGTTGGTGATTTGCGCTGGAAAGCTCCCCAACCTGCTATTGCAAGAGCGCAAACACTAGATGCAGTTAAGTTTGGTGAGCGTTGCTGTCAATTTGGCCCGCCGGACGGAAATATTTTAGGCGGTACAAGGTCTTTTATGGGCAGTGAAGACTGTTTAACGCTAAATATTTGGACACCAAAGACTAAAGAAAGCACTTTACGCCCAGTTATGTTTTTTATTCATGGTGGTGGAAATGTCCAAGGTTCAAGCATAAATCCTCTTTATGATGGTCAAAATTTGGTAGAACAAGGCGGAGTTATTATTGTAACAATTAATTATCGCCTAGCCCAACTAGGCTTTTTGGCCCATCCCCAACTTAGCAGCGAAGATAAAAATAGTAGTTCTGGTAATTATGGTTTGTTAGACCAAATTATGGCTTTAGATTGGGTAAGAGCCAATATTGCTAACTTTGGCGGTGATCCCAATAACATAACTATTTTTGGTGAGTCTGCTGGCGGGTTAAATGTGTCTTGTTTAGTCGGTTCGCCACTAGCCGCCGGAAAATTCCATCGTGCAATTGTTGAAAGTGGTGGATTTGGCGTTAATGTCCCATTGAAAGACCCAGCTAATTCTTCACAAGTACAAAGCGCAGAAGAATTTGGAGTAAAATTTGTCAAAGAAGCAGGTTGTGATAGGTCTTCTGACCCAATAGCATGTTTAAGAAGTAAAGCGGCAGAAGATATTTTTAAGATTCTTACGGGCGAAGCGGGGGTCTTAAATAGATTTGATGGAAGTACAGTTTACGGGCCAAATGTTGATGGCTATGTCTTAAAGGAAAGTCCAATAGTTGCTATACAAAATAACCGTCATAACAATGTGCCAATTATGATTGGGACAAATAAAGATGAAGGCACAATATTTACAGTTGGCTTGTCAGTTGATACAAAAGCTGGTTATCGTAAGGCTGTAAAGTCTCTCTTTCCAGGCTTTAGCAAAGAAATCTTAAAACAATATCCTATACAAGATTTTGGCAGTCCAAGAAATGCTTTTAATGCAATAATTACAGATATAACTTTTGTTTGTCCCTCTCGTTGGGCTGGCCTTATGGCTTCAGTTAATCAACCTAACACTTATGTTTATAGCTTTACAAATGTATTTGATTTTCCACAAACAAAACAATTTGGAGCTTTTCACGGGCAAGAGTTACTTTTTGTTTTTAATAATTTCCTTAACATTCCACCAAATCCGGGCCAAAGACAGTTGGCCTCAACTATGCTTAAATACTGGACAAACTTTGCTAAAACAGGTGATCCAAATGGAGTAAGTTTACCAAACTGGCCTCGTCACAGCCTTCAAGCAGACCTTCATCAAGTTTTAGATCCAAATATTTCAACACAAAGCGGGCTAAGAAAAGAATTTTGTGAATTTTTCAACCAACTTATTTTAGGTGCTGATAACAAAGCTTGTGGTGGTTGAGTCAGAATAAAAAATAGTTAGTTTTATCTAACAAGAACTTTAGCCTTGGCAATAGTTGCCAAGGCTAAAGTTTTTATACTTTTGGCGGCCACAACGCCGCAACGCTGCGTAGATGAGGCAGGTTTCTCTTTAACTTTAGCCAGAAGTTTTTAAGAAAATAAAGTTAAATAAAGATTGCTAAATAAAATATAAGAAGGTATAATAGTAAGCAAATATTAACTATAGAAATAATAGTATGGCAGCAAACAAAACAATAATAAAACAACTAGAAAGCAAAAAAGTAGAAGCAGTAAGAGAAACGCGCAAACTCTACAATGAAGCGATAAAGTTTTATTTTGAGTTGCTGCAAGACCACCAAGGACTATTAGAGCTAGCCACAAAGCCATTACTAACAGAATTAGAAAAACTAACAGTAGAAACACTCTTAAACCCAACACCAGCGTTTCCATTACCTTGGAAACTGCCAGCAATGTTTCGCCGAAGTGCAATA
Coding sequences:
- a CDS encoding carboxylesterase family protein gives rise to the protein MRLRKLPIYFLLLILLFAYSLTNANAQVLSEPVTTEQGLVRGELLTNTIVFRGIPYAQPPVGDLRWKAPQPAIARAQTLDAVKFGERCCQFGPPDGNILGGTRSFMGSEDCLTLNIWTPKTKESTLRPVMFFIHGGGNVQGSSINPLYDGQNLVEQGGVIIVTINYRLAQLGFLAHPQLSSEDKNSSSGNYGLLDQIMALDWVRANIANFGGDPNNITIFGESAGGLNVSCLVGSPLAAGKFHRAIVESGGFGVNVPLKDPANSSQVQSAEEFGVKFVKEAGCDRSSDPIACLRSKAAEDIFKILTGEAGVLNRFDGSTVYGPNVDGYVLKESPIVAIQNNRHNNVPIMIGTNKDEGTIFTVGLSVDTKAGYRKAVKSLFPGFSKEILKQYPIQDFGSPRNAFNAIITDITFVCPSRWAGLMASVNQPNTYVYSFTNVFDFPQTKQFGAFHGQELLFVFNNFLNIPPNPGQRQLASTMLKYWTNFAKTGDPNGVSLPNWPRHSLQADLHQVLDPNISTQSGLRKEFCEFFNQLILGADNKACGG